From a region of the Pelagicoccus enzymogenes genome:
- the leuS gene encoding leucine--tRNA ligase: MSTKSSDYNFSEIESTWQQYWEENKTFAASNESDKEKYFVLDMFPYPSGAGLHIGHPLGYTGSDILARYKRAQGKNVLHPIGWDAFGLATEQYAIKTGKHPRTTSVERIGHFRKQLKTIGFSFDYDREVDTTDPKYYRWTQWIFLQLFKRGLAYVDMRPVWWCDELKTVLANEEVIDGKSERGNHPVVRRNLRQVVLKITEYADRLIEDLDLVDWPASTKKMQQEWIGKSTGATARFALEGLDESLEIYTTRPDTLMGVTYMVVSPEHPLLDKLTIAEKKDEVAAYVTAAAAKSDLERTDLAKEKSGVFTGSYAVHPITGDKIPVWVADYVLISYGTGAIMAVPAHDTRDFEFAQQFNLPITQVIKGSDEDTLPYTGDGVLVNSGEFDGLPWQEAKEKITAKLKAEGTGEESTQYKLRDWLFSRQRYWGEPFPIAWVSKEDYVKAVASGVLADWLPEEPVTYTDETGTVFALPVPPSALPLELPYVESYEPAGTGESPLKKADDWMEIWYNYATGAFVPASGEKPEGEEWVRASRETNTMPQWAGSCWYYLRYMDPHNEDALASPEAIAYWETPDMYVGGAEHAVLHLLYARFWHKVLYDAGVVKNKEPFRKLFHQGMLLGEDGKKISKSAGNGVDPVSVVNEYGADTMRMYLMFLGPLEARKPWNSKGIGGISRFLNKVWREIVGKDGELNPKIKDGHQDSKETEKLLHETIKKVSEDLDALSFNTAISQLMILINHLQGQEAISLATAKAFVQMVAPMAPHIGEELWSRLGEKNSVGFGPWPEFDEKKLVSDEVNIAFQVMGKTRGQATVSKTATQDEVLAVAQADPKVAAHLEGKTIRKVIYVPGRILNIVAN; the protein is encoded by the coding sequence ATGTCCACAAAATCCTCCGACTATAACTTCAGCGAAATCGAATCGACCTGGCAGCAATACTGGGAAGAAAACAAAACCTTCGCGGCCTCCAACGAGTCCGACAAGGAGAAGTACTTCGTCCTGGACATGTTCCCCTACCCGTCCGGCGCCGGCCTCCACATCGGGCACCCGCTCGGCTACACCGGCTCCGACATCCTCGCCCGCTACAAGCGCGCCCAAGGCAAGAACGTGCTCCACCCCATCGGCTGGGACGCCTTCGGCCTCGCCACCGAGCAATACGCCATCAAAACCGGCAAGCACCCGCGCACCACTTCCGTCGAGCGCATCGGCCACTTTCGCAAGCAGCTCAAGACCATCGGCTTCTCCTTCGACTACGACCGCGAAGTCGACACCACCGACCCGAAGTACTACCGCTGGACCCAGTGGATCTTCCTCCAACTCTTCAAGCGCGGCCTCGCTTACGTCGACATGCGCCCCGTCTGGTGGTGCGACGAACTCAAGACCGTACTCGCCAACGAAGAAGTCATCGACGGCAAATCCGAACGCGGCAACCATCCCGTCGTGCGCCGCAACCTCCGCCAAGTTGTGCTCAAGATCACCGAGTACGCCGACCGCCTCATCGAAGACCTCGACCTCGTCGACTGGCCCGCATCCACCAAAAAGATGCAGCAAGAGTGGATCGGCAAGTCCACCGGCGCCACCGCCCGCTTCGCCCTCGAAGGCCTCGACGAGTCCCTCGAAATCTACACCACCCGCCCCGACACCCTCATGGGCGTCACCTACATGGTGGTCTCTCCCGAACACCCGCTGCTCGACAAGCTCACCATCGCCGAGAAGAAGGACGAAGTCGCCGCCTACGTCACCGCCGCAGCCGCCAAGTCCGACCTCGAGCGTACCGACCTCGCCAAGGAAAAGTCCGGCGTCTTCACCGGCTCCTACGCCGTGCATCCAATAACTGGAGACAAGATCCCCGTCTGGGTCGCCGACTACGTGCTCATCTCCTACGGCACCGGCGCCATCATGGCCGTACCCGCCCACGACACCCGCGACTTCGAGTTCGCCCAACAATTCAATTTGCCCATCACCCAAGTCATCAAGGGCAGCGACGAGGACACTCTTCCCTACACCGGCGACGGCGTACTCGTTAACTCCGGCGAATTCGACGGCCTCCCTTGGCAAGAAGCCAAGGAAAAGATCACTGCCAAGCTCAAGGCCGAAGGCACCGGCGAAGAGTCCACCCAGTACAAGCTGCGCGACTGGCTCTTCTCCCGCCAACGCTACTGGGGCGAGCCCTTCCCCATCGCCTGGGTTAGCAAGGAAGACTACGTCAAGGCAGTCGCCTCCGGCGTGCTCGCCGACTGGCTTCCCGAGGAGCCCGTCACCTACACCGACGAGACCGGCACTGTATTCGCTTTGCCAGTACCGCCCTCCGCTCTTCCGCTCGAACTCCCCTACGTCGAGTCCTACGAGCCCGCCGGCACCGGCGAAAGCCCGCTCAAGAAAGCCGACGACTGGATGGAGATCTGGTACAACTACGCCACCGGCGCCTTCGTGCCCGCTTCCGGCGAGAAGCCCGAAGGCGAAGAATGGGTCCGCGCTTCCCGCGAGACCAATACCATGCCGCAATGGGCTGGCTCCTGCTGGTACTACCTCCGCTACATGGATCCTCACAACGAGGACGCACTCGCTTCGCCCGAAGCCATCGCGTATTGGGAAACTCCCGACATGTACGTCGGCGGCGCCGAGCACGCCGTACTCCACCTCCTCTACGCCCGCTTCTGGCACAAGGTGCTCTACGATGCCGGCGTGGTGAAGAACAAGGAACCATTCAGAAAACTCTTCCACCAAGGCATGCTGCTCGGCGAAGACGGCAAGAAGATCTCCAAGTCAGCCGGCAACGGCGTCGATCCCGTGTCCGTAGTAAACGAATACGGCGCCGACACCATGCGCATGTACCTCATGTTCCTCGGCCCGCTAGAAGCCCGCAAGCCCTGGAACTCCAAGGGCATCGGCGGCATCAGCCGCTTCCTCAACAAAGTCTGGCGCGAGATCGTCGGCAAGGACGGCGAGTTGAATCCAAAAATCAAGGACGGGCACCAAGACTCCAAGGAAACCGAAAAGCTCCTCCACGAGACCATCAAAAAGGTCAGCGAAGACCTCGACGCCCTCAGCTTCAACACCGCCATCTCGCAGCTGATGATCCTCATCAACCACCTGCAAGGCCAAGAAGCCATCTCCCTCGCCACCGCCAAAGCCTTCGTGCAAATGGTCGCTCCTATGGCTCCGCACATCGGCGAAGAGCTCTGGTCCCGCCTCGGTGAAAAGAACTCTGTCGGTTTCGGCCCTTGGCCCGAGTTTGACGAAAAGAAGCTCGTCAGCGACGAGGTAAATATCGCCTTCCAAGTCATGGGCAAAACCCGCGGCCAAGCCACTGTATCCAAAACCGCGACACAAGACGAAGTCTTGGCGGTTGCCCAAGCGGATCCCAAGGTAGCCGCCCACCTCGAAGGCAAAACCATCCGCAAAGTCATCTACGTCCCCGGCCGCATCCTAAACATCGTCGCCAACTAG